In Brevibacillus brevis, a genomic segment contains:
- a CDS encoding S8 family serine peptidase produces MRKRVYSLGLALVLLPATTANILHVQAEASVGSAEMYRQLMNDVHQTVQQLHTGKAAPSGANEGRAVADEWSKISHAFLGEKVSSASTSTLDMIEAPEAWEKAGVKGEGMLISVVDTGVNPQHPDMPAPRDKRLAKQKSGSTQKVIRGYNWADRNQTTEDVGESQHGVHVAGIIAANGKLKGVAPEAQIMSQKVFSNYQGEVPGLSESILFAINDSIAKKADVINLSLGSSAGYVDETNTEQYAVKRAVDNGVIVVAAAGNDAYFGSDKVREQNPDVAMVGSPGLTPDAFSVASVNATTLAGYSFGVQGVPGLERVVYLHGHAGSGTVMTPVSALMKPYPLVYMGKGKKEDYNVSVKGKLVLLERGDISFDEKLRLAKEAGAVGAVIYNNESGPLLISAEHAKQLPAVSILKQMGEQLAQALKKGRKVTITFDGQYAQNPMPYPDGGTISGFSSWGPTPDLQFKPEIAAPGGGILSTVRESEYAVKSGTSMATPHVAGGMALLKEAYQKQGRALQGRALVETLKAAAMNTAEPIIDPRHAVSTATDKQTKKVPYSPRVQGAGLMQIAKAIRTPVIVVDRKGKAGVSLGEIGATTEFSLFVDNKFGKKPVTYQVQDEFGVLTDLRKNGVNMLTQTPFEGAKLQFSKQQITVAPGTRAEVKVTLQIPKEAGRNRFAEGFISFQPDDRELPKLRVPYYGFYGKWDEPRVMDEPMWSAGSQEKRTGVKTTWYHDKQNDKWRYREYLGVTGAGEDGTAQIDPAKIAFSPNGDGHYDVAAPSITFLRNARQVVVDVTDTSGKLIRSLTRVDRISKFDQSKLGTPYYYTEREEWAWDGKAFSPAKGIYEKVPDGSYQFVIKARIDGRNANWQTLTLPVRVDTKPPHLTASLSGNRVHWNSKDKDVQGYLLYVNGKKAGGPYAPSVSGTVINQPEKRMSVVAYDYAGNVSVVDINGKSDTVPPFIEFPDDLFVYVKISKQPDVAIRGKVTGEDMLDRVKLTINKAPVKVEADGSFETILHLPEGLSYVGYSVSDMYGNTRQFTQRIIVDTTAPLLAFQNDGTEDVVFDPGSKKVMVPVRFMYRDQTYKGQVSVNGQIVSSFEDDQLEKPVQRSWTQTLALGQGENRILIEGKDGAGNQNAIVVYGYVDANAGSIVLHHGEQRYTYQARPMPAPTVSLAQKQVEAKSGEVVPIGGKVTGTGTISMTVTYGERKFSADINDRGEFRFVLDQVLEGKHKLVLNAKDALGREAKAEVTVQGKKRE; encoded by the coding sequence ATGAGAAAACGAGTTTACAGCTTAGGATTGGCGCTAGTTTTGCTTCCCGCGACAACGGCAAACATCCTACACGTACAGGCAGAAGCATCAGTTGGATCAGCGGAGATGTACAGGCAGCTCATGAATGATGTACATCAGACCGTACAACAATTACATACAGGCAAGGCGGCCCCCTCGGGTGCAAACGAAGGAAGAGCGGTTGCTGACGAATGGTCGAAGATCTCGCATGCATTCCTGGGCGAGAAAGTATCCTCCGCTTCGACCTCGACGCTGGATATGATCGAGGCTCCCGAAGCATGGGAGAAAGCGGGAGTGAAAGGGGAAGGCATGCTGATCTCGGTAGTGGATACCGGAGTCAACCCCCAGCACCCCGATATGCCTGCTCCGCGCGATAAACGATTGGCCAAGCAAAAGTCGGGATCGACACAGAAGGTCATTCGCGGCTACAACTGGGCGGACCGAAACCAAACGACGGAAGACGTGGGAGAATCGCAGCATGGGGTACACGTGGCAGGAATCATCGCGGCGAACGGAAAGCTAAAGGGTGTCGCTCCGGAAGCGCAGATCATGAGCCAGAAGGTGTTTTCCAATTACCAGGGGGAAGTGCCGGGGCTAAGCGAGTCCATTTTGTTCGCGATTAACGATTCGATCGCGAAAAAAGCGGATGTCATCAACCTGAGCCTCGGTTCCTCGGCAGGCTACGTGGATGAGACGAATACCGAGCAGTACGCCGTCAAGCGGGCGGTGGACAATGGCGTCATCGTGGTGGCGGCTGCGGGAAATGACGCCTACTTCGGGAGCGACAAGGTACGGGAGCAAAACCCGGACGTGGCGATGGTCGGATCACCCGGATTGACTCCCGACGCTTTTTCGGTAGCCTCCGTCAATGCGACTACATTGGCCGGGTACAGCTTTGGCGTGCAAGGCGTGCCAGGACTGGAGCGGGTGGTCTATCTGCACGGCCACGCGGGATCGGGCACGGTGATGACGCCCGTCTCCGCGCTGATGAAGCCGTATCCGCTCGTGTACATGGGCAAGGGCAAAAAGGAGGACTACAATGTCTCCGTAAAAGGAAAGCTGGTGCTTTTGGAACGGGGCGACATCTCGTTCGATGAAAAGCTGCGGCTGGCCAAGGAGGCGGGAGCCGTCGGGGCCGTCATCTACAACAACGAGAGCGGCCCGCTTCTGATCAGCGCTGAGCACGCCAAGCAGCTTCCTGCCGTATCCATCCTGAAGCAGATGGGGGAGCAGCTGGCCCAGGCTCTGAAAAAGGGCAGGAAAGTGACGATTACCTTCGACGGCCAATACGCGCAAAATCCGATGCCTTATCCGGATGGCGGCACGATCTCCGGGTTTTCCTCCTGGGGTCCGACACCCGACCTCCAGTTCAAGCCGGAAATTGCCGCTCCCGGTGGCGGCATCCTGTCGACGGTGCGGGAATCCGAGTACGCGGTGAAAAGCGGGACCTCCATGGCAACCCCGCACGTCGCAGGGGGAATGGCGCTGCTTAAGGAAGCGTACCAAAAGCAGGGACGCGCGCTACAGGGTCGTGCACTTGTGGAGACATTGAAGGCTGCAGCGATGAATACGGCCGAGCCGATCATCGACCCGCGACATGCCGTCTCGACCGCTACCGACAAGCAGACGAAAAAGGTGCCGTACAGCCCGCGTGTGCAAGGGGCCGGTCTGATGCAGATCGCGAAAGCCATCCGTACGCCGGTCATCGTCGTGGACCGGAAAGGAAAGGCGGGAGTTTCGCTTGGGGAAATCGGTGCCACAACGGAGTTTTCCCTGTTCGTGGACAACAAGTTCGGGAAAAAGCCGGTCACTTATCAGGTCCAGGATGAATTCGGCGTGCTGACCGATTTGCGCAAGAACGGGGTAAACATGCTGACACAGACGCCTTTCGAAGGGGCGAAGCTGCAGTTTTCCAAGCAGCAGATTACGGTTGCCCCGGGTACGAGGGCAGAAGTAAAGGTGACGCTGCAAATCCCGAAGGAAGCAGGGCGCAACCGGTTTGCAGAAGGATTTATTTCCTTTCAGCCCGATGATCGGGAGCTGCCCAAGCTGCGAGTCCCGTATTACGGCTTTTACGGAAAATGGGACGAGCCGCGCGTCATGGACGAGCCGATGTGGAGTGCGGGAAGCCAAGAGAAGCGGACAGGAGTCAAAACGACGTGGTATCACGACAAGCAAAACGACAAATGGCGTTACCGCGAATACTTGGGTGTGACCGGAGCAGGGGAAGACGGTACGGCGCAGATCGATCCGGCGAAAATCGCCTTTTCTCCCAACGGCGATGGGCATTACGACGTGGCTGCTCCCTCCATCACCTTTTTGCGCAATGCCCGCCAGGTGGTCGTGGACGTCACGGACACGTCAGGCAAGCTGATCCGTTCGCTGACGAGAGTGGACCGAATCAGCAAGTTCGACCAGTCCAAGCTGGGCACTCCTTATTACTACACGGAGCGGGAAGAGTGGGCCTGGGACGGCAAAGCCTTTTCTCCAGCGAAAGGGATCTATGAAAAAGTTCCTGACGGCAGCTACCAATTCGTGATCAAAGCCAGAATCGACGGGCGAAACGCCAACTGGCAAACGCTCACCCTGCCGGTTCGCGTCGATACGAAGCCCCCACATCTTACCGCTTCGCTCTCGGGCAACCGTGTGCACTGGAACAGCAAGGACAAGGATGTGCAAGGGTATCTGCTCTACGTGAACGGGAAAAAGGCAGGAGGGCCGTACGCGCCAAGCGTGTCCGGCACAGTAATCAATCAGCCGGAGAAACGGATGAGCGTAGTCGCGTACGACTACGCCGGAAACGTTAGCGTCGTCGACATCAACGGGAAAAGTGATACCGTCCCGCCATTCATCGAGTTCCCTGACGATCTGTTCGTCTACGTGAAAATTTCCAAGCAGCCGGACGTGGCGATCCGCGGCAAAGTGACCGGGGAAGACATGCTCGACCGCGTCAAGCTTACGATCAACAAGGCGCCGGTGAAGGTCGAGGCGGATGGCTCGTTTGAAACCATCCTGCATCTGCCGGAAGGACTCAGTTACGTCGGGTACAGCGTATCGGACATGTACGGCAACACGCGGCAGTTTACGCAGCGAATCATTGTGGATACGACAGCCCCTCTGCTCGCCTTCCAAAATGACGGTACGGAAGACGTCGTGTTCGATCCCGGCAGCAAGAAGGTCATGGTTCCCGTCCGATTCATGTATCGGGATCAGACTTACAAAGGGCAAGTCAGTGTGAACGGCCAGATCGTCTCCAGCTTTGAGGATGATCAGCTGGAAAAGCCGGTACAGAGGAGCTGGACGCAAACGCTGGCGCTGGGGCAAGGGGAAAACCGGATCCTGATCGAGGGCAAGGACGGGGCGGGAAACCAGAATGCCATCGTCGTGTACGGATACGTGGATGCAAACGCGGGATCAATCGTGCTGCACCACGGCGAGCAGCGGTACACGTATCAGGCTCGACCGATGCCGGCGCCGACCGTGAGTCTTGCACAAAAGCAAGTGGAGGCGAAAAGCGGAGAGGTCGTTCCGATCGGAGGAAAAGTGACGGGAACCGGGACGATCTCCATGACGGTGACGTACGGGGAACGGAAGTTTTCGGCTGATATCAACGATCGCGGTGAATTTCGCTTTGTGCTGGATCAAGTGCTCGAAGGAAAGCACAAGCTGGTATTAAACGCGAAGGATGCGCTGGGACGGGAAGCGAAAGCGGAAGTCACAGTGCAAGGGAAAAAGAGGGAATGA
- a CDS encoding chemotaxis protein CheX has product MKDLDVLDPFLESASFVIQQVCNVAISRGEMAEKEWIYPENHTWIRIGMTGQVQGTVYFGLQEELALRIVSAMMGGFPVTEMDEMGKSAISELGNMISGNASTILSSRGVTVDITPPLFLLRQDLKEVTGTALTAPLDLQDMGRMEIQMLVVD; this is encoded by the coding sequence ATGAAAGACCTTGACGTCTTGGATCCATTTCTAGAATCTGCTTCATTCGTGATTCAGCAGGTTTGCAACGTAGCTATCTCGCGGGGAGAAATGGCTGAAAAAGAATGGATCTATCCGGAAAACCACACCTGGATTCGGATCGGGATGACTGGCCAAGTGCAAGGTACCGTGTATTTTGGCCTGCAAGAAGAGTTGGCTTTGCGCATTGTCTCTGCCATGATGGGAGGCTTTCCCGTCACTGAAATGGACGAGATGGGGAAGAGTGCGATTTCGGAACTGGGCAATATGATCTCGGGGAACGCGAGCACCATTTTGTCTAGCCGTGGGGTGACGGTCGATATCACACCCCCGCTGTTTTTGCTGCGTCAAGACTTGAAGGAAGTAACCGGTACGGCACTTACGGCACCACTCGACCTGCAAGACATGGGACGCATGGAAATTCAGATGTTGGTCGTGGACTAA
- a CDS encoding M24 family metallopeptidase, translating into MYGFAGNRKLLAIKEREVIKDRWLKERLDTILPAIMNERQLDLWVIAGREYHEDPIAETLFPSAVDSSRRLTLFAFFLNRDGSVERYVIHPNPAFAPFYVRAWKPGGEDQWECLARLIRERDPRQIGINLSEHYSFCDGLTHTHYQKLLAAIGDKYAARVVSAEKVALDWLEIRSQEELSAYPDIAEAARSLAAEALSNDVITPGVTNTSEVVDWIRQQVSDLGIQTSFFPTVDVVRKGGDRLEDVVILPGDIVHIDFGIHYLGLATDTQQLAYVPRAGEDEAPRGLQAAMQTALRLEEIIEENFVEGRTGNEIFRRCMQQAREEGIRAMLYSHPIGNHCHAAGPLIGLYDRQEPIPIRGDLPLRNRTCFAMEFNIRQYVPEWEQDVVLYLEEPISFVGDKVHYLAKRQRSFAYIR; encoded by the coding sequence TTGTACGGATTTGCTGGGAACAGAAAGCTGCTTGCGATCAAGGAACGAGAAGTCATCAAAGACCGGTGGCTGAAGGAAAGATTGGATACGATCCTCCCTGCGATCATGAACGAGCGGCAGCTGGATCTATGGGTCATCGCAGGGCGGGAATATCACGAGGACCCGATCGCGGAGACGCTGTTTCCCTCCGCTGTGGACAGCTCCCGACGCTTGACGCTGTTTGCCTTTTTCCTGAATAGGGACGGAAGCGTGGAGCGGTACGTCATTCATCCCAATCCGGCTTTCGCTCCGTTTTACGTGCGGGCGTGGAAGCCAGGAGGCGAAGACCAGTGGGAATGTCTAGCCCGGCTGATCCGTGAGAGGGACCCGCGCCAGATCGGGATAAATTTATCCGAACATTACAGCTTTTGCGACGGATTGACCCATACGCATTATCAAAAGCTGCTGGCAGCAATCGGAGACAAGTACGCAGCGAGAGTCGTCAGTGCCGAAAAGGTCGCGCTCGACTGGCTTGAAATCCGCAGTCAGGAGGAATTGAGCGCCTATCCGGACATCGCGGAAGCAGCGAGAAGCCTGGCGGCGGAAGCGCTGTCCAATGATGTGATAACGCCGGGGGTTACGAATACGTCGGAGGTAGTGGATTGGATCCGCCAGCAGGTCAGCGATTTGGGCATCCAGACCTCCTTTTTCCCCACGGTCGATGTCGTGAGGAAGGGCGGAGACCGGCTCGAGGACGTGGTCATACTGCCCGGTGACATCGTCCATATCGATTTTGGGATTCATTATTTGGGGCTGGCGACCGATACGCAGCAGCTCGCGTATGTGCCAAGAGCAGGCGAGGACGAAGCGCCTAGGGGACTTCAGGCAGCGATGCAGACCGCGCTACGGCTAGAAGAAATCATCGAAGAGAACTTCGTGGAAGGACGGACAGGAAACGAAATCTTTCGCCGCTGCATGCAGCAGGCCAGAGAAGAAGGGATCCGTGCCATGCTCTACTCGCATCCGATCGGAAACCACTGCCATGCGGCCGGGCCGCTCATCGGCCTGTACGACAGGCAGGAACCAATCCCGATCCGGGGAGATCTGCCGCTGCGGAACCGCACCTGTTTCGCGATGGAATTCAACATCCGGCAATACGTGCCAGAGTGGGAACAAGATGTGGTTCTTTATTTGGAGGAACCGATTTCGTTTGTCGGGGACAAGGTGCACTATCTGGCGAAGAGGCAGCGTTCATTTGCATACATCCGTTAA
- a CDS encoding VOC family protein has product MNHTHAFRGMATVSYWAEDLEAAKKWYTELLGIAPYFERPGYAEFRLGDFQHELGLIDRRYAPAGTAAGPSGAVLYWHVDNVAATLQRLLAMGATQYEELKERGHGFVTASVLDPFGNILGIMHNPHYLEVLSARKEA; this is encoded by the coding sequence ATGAATCATACACACGCATTTCGCGGAATGGCGACGGTGAGCTATTGGGCGGAGGATCTGGAGGCGGCAAAGAAATGGTACACCGAGCTGCTCGGCATTGCCCCCTACTTTGAACGGCCGGGGTACGCAGAATTTCGCCTCGGGGATTTTCAGCATGAGCTCGGCCTGATCGACAGGCGCTACGCTCCCGCCGGAACGGCTGCCGGTCCGTCCGGCGCTGTCCTCTACTGGCACGTTGACAATGTGGCGGCTACACTCCAGAGGCTGCTCGCCATGGGGGCGACGCAGTACGAAGAGCTCAAGGAACGCGGGCATGGATTTGTCACGGCTTCCGTACTCGACCCATTTGGCAACATTCTCGGCATCATGCACAACCCGCATTATTTGGAGGTGCTGAGCGCGCGCAAAGAGGCATAG
- a CDS encoding ABC transporter permease subunit, producing MSYVKQLVGMFFLVIVVCGGPFMLYTVKEEIVFAPENVVVRTAYLIQQIAGGSLGTYYLGENERSIAEDILPFAASTFELLFSSVLIAVVASLVFGLFLQRFAIVRHFQKALNLIATIPDFILIFVSILAAIGFYKWTNIRIITLSPTSDAANDWFPMTLLAIGPTIFLMKVVSLKYTQIGGEDYIKTALAKGMGIWHVLFHHVYKNIKPFLLADLKKTIAITVANLFIVEYLLNVVGLTRFIFSKSSPYQFNAAVMGLLGIILLSILVYLLIRAILYLFERAVIYK from the coding sequence TTGTCCTATGTGAAACAACTGGTAGGGATGTTTTTTCTGGTCATCGTGGTCTGCGGCGGGCCGTTCATGTTGTATACGGTAAAAGAAGAGATTGTGTTCGCGCCGGAAAATGTGGTTGTCCGGACCGCCTACCTGATTCAGCAGATCGCAGGGGGATCGCTTGGGACTTACTACTTGGGCGAAAACGAGCGAAGCATCGCGGAGGATATCCTTCCTTTTGCCGCAAGCACGTTTGAACTGCTGTTCTCCAGCGTGTTGATTGCCGTCGTTGCGAGCCTCGTGTTTGGTTTGTTTTTGCAGCGTTTCGCCATCGTGCGCCACTTTCAAAAAGCACTCAACCTGATCGCTACGATTCCGGACTTTATTCTGATTTTTGTGTCGATTCTGGCGGCGATCGGTTTTTACAAATGGACCAATATCCGGATCATTACGCTGTCTCCGACGAGCGATGCGGCAAACGACTGGTTCCCGATGACCTTGCTGGCGATCGGCCCCACGATCTTCTTGATGAAAGTCGTCAGCCTGAAGTATACCCAGATTGGCGGCGAGGATTACATCAAGACGGCGCTGGCCAAAGGAATGGGCATCTGGCATGTGCTGTTCCATCACGTGTACAAGAACATCAAGCCCTTTTTGCTGGCTGATCTCAAAAAGACGATCGCGATCACCGTCGCCAACCTGTTCATCGTCGAGTATTTGCTCAATGTGGTCGGCTTGACGCGGTTTATTTTCAGCAAGAGCAGTCCGTACCAGTTCAATGCCGCGGTAATGGGGCTCTTGGGAATCATTTTGCTGTCGATCCTCGTCTATCTCCTGATTCGCGCGATTTTGTACCTCTTCGAGCGCGCGGTCATCTATAAATAG
- a CDS encoding ABC transporter permease subunit, with translation MQKRFNGSLWMGSILVLLLLLVGVFGPSMAPYELEFQEKLRNEVVGGKTVIISPPLPPSDEHILGTDKWGYDLLTLLLHGAPYTVFVTIAIALVRLLIGTVIGLYIGFQDKPQRWWLAIENAWSYMPIFIPVYFLLKGVSINPLMPTSTLVALFIGVVAVLGAPSVASSIRQKTEQIKETQYVLAATSLGAGREQIIFRHILPHLKEQLIIILVTEMVAIMTLMGLLGMFDLFVGGTKMTMDPVMYHSITHEWAGLLGSYRGFVYSNYTWIFLTPLFAFIWAVGSFTLLAKGLREKFEQTYHRSPFI, from the coding sequence ATGCAGAAACGATTCAATGGATCGCTGTGGATGGGATCCATCCTGGTATTGCTCCTGCTCCTCGTAGGGGTATTCGGACCATCGATGGCCCCGTACGAGCTGGAGTTCCAAGAAAAGCTGCGCAATGAGGTCGTGGGAGGAAAGACGGTCATCATTTCCCCGCCGCTGCCGCCGTCCGACGAACACATCCTCGGCACGGACAAGTGGGGCTACGACCTGCTGACGCTGCTCTTGCACGGCGCGCCGTACACGGTGTTCGTGACGATCGCCATCGCCCTGGTCCGTCTGTTGATCGGCACCGTCATCGGGCTGTACATCGGGTTTCAGGACAAGCCCCAGCGCTGGTGGCTGGCGATCGAGAACGCATGGAGCTACATGCCGATCTTCATCCCGGTCTACTTCTTGCTGAAAGGCGTGAGCATCAATCCGCTCATGCCCACCTCTACACTGGTGGCCCTCTTCATCGGGGTGGTCGCCGTCCTGGGAGCGCCGAGCGTAGCCTCCTCCATCCGGCAAAAGACAGAGCAGATCAAAGAAACGCAGTACGTCCTGGCTGCGACATCGCTGGGAGCGGGGCGGGAGCAGATCATTTTCCGCCATATCCTGCCCCATCTCAAGGAGCAGCTCATCATCATCCTGGTGACGGAAATGGTCGCGATCATGACCTTGATGGGCCTCCTGGGCATGTTTGACCTGTTTGTCGGAGGCACCAAGATGACGATGGACCCCGTCATGTACCACTCCATTACGCATGAATGGGCAGGCCTTTTGGGATCGTACCGCGGCTTTGTGTACAGCAATTACACCTGGATCTTCCTTACCCCGCTGTTCGCGTTCATTTGGGCGGTCGGTTCCTTTACGCTGCTGGCCAAGGGGCTTCGGGAAAAGTTCGAACAGACGTATCATCGATCGCCATTTATTTAA
- a CDS encoding response regulator transcription factor: protein MKGSDQTKPLLTNREREVFELLVQDKTTKEIAGQLFISEKTVRNHISNVMQKLGVKGRSQAVVELVRLGELEI, encoded by the coding sequence TTGAAGGGTAGCGACCAAACCAAGCCGTTGTTAACGAATCGCGAAAGAGAAGTGTTTGAACTCTTGGTCCAAGATAAGACAACCAAGGAGATTGCCGGACAACTCTTCATCAGTGAAAAGACTGTACGCAATCACATTAGCAATGTCATGCAAAAATTAGGTGTAAAAGGTCGATCTCAGGCAGTAGTCGAACTCGTTCGACTTGGTGAACTAGAGATTTGA
- a CDS encoding YjcZ family sporulation protein → MGFFDDNFALILVLFVLLAIVACTCD, encoded by the coding sequence ATGGGATTTTTTGATGACAATTTTGCATTGATTTTGGTGTTGTTCGTTCTGTTGGCCATTGTTGCTTGTACTTGCGATTAA
- a CDS encoding YjcZ family sporulation protein has protein sequence MSDGFFGDNFALILVLFVLLSIVACAC, from the coding sequence ATGAGTGATGGATTCTTTGGTGACAACTTTGCATTGATCTTGGTTTTGTTTGTTTTGTTGTCGATCGTTGCATGTGCTTGCTAA
- a CDS encoding flavin reductase family protein codes for MHKVVEPKILYFGTPVVLISTLNEDRTPNLAPMSSAWWLNQSCMLGMGGSSQTVANLIRERECVLNLPSSELVGAVDRLALLTGRNPVPEKKAQVGYRFEPDKFGAAGLTPQASDLVKPPRAAECPVQLEAVVEQVHDFGQPSTLKAIEVTIVRVHLDEQLLMAGEKDYIDPEKWNPLIMNFCEFFGLSNKLHPSRLAPVFSPPSRAVGNGN; via the coding sequence ATGCACAAAGTAGTGGAGCCGAAAATATTGTACTTTGGTACGCCGGTCGTACTCATCAGCACCTTGAATGAGGATCGCACACCCAATCTCGCCCCGATGTCTTCCGCATGGTGGCTGAATCAGTCGTGCATGCTCGGAATGGGCGGCTCATCGCAAACCGTGGCAAACCTGATACGGGAGCGGGAATGCGTTTTGAATCTTCCTTCTTCCGAGCTGGTCGGCGCAGTGGACCGTCTGGCGCTGCTCACCGGCCGAAATCCTGTGCCAGAGAAAAAAGCTCAGGTCGGCTATCGCTTTGAACCGGACAAATTCGGTGCCGCAGGGCTCACCCCGCAAGCCTCCGACCTGGTCAAACCGCCACGTGCCGCCGAGTGCCCGGTCCAGCTGGAGGCCGTGGTAGAGCAGGTGCATGACTTCGGCCAGCCCAGCACGCTGAAAGCGATTGAAGTTACGATCGTCCGCGTCCATCTCGATGAGCAGCTTCTCATGGCCGGCGAAAAAGACTACATCGATCCCGAGAAGTGGAACCCTCTCATCATGAATTTTTGCGAGTTCTTTGGCCTCAGCAACAAGCTGCATCCTTCGCGGCTGGCACCGGTCTTTTCTCCTCCATCCAGAGCAGTCGGGAATGGCAATTGA
- a CDS encoding pentapeptide repeat-containing protein has translation MSQNRTDHATIPERMRLHLQDDCEKCFGLCCAALPFAASEDFAVDKDAGTPCSHMQSDFRCGVHGKLRQIGFRGCTVYECFGAGQKVAQVTYEGRDWRQYPETAKQMFEVFPIMRQLHELLWYLTEAIALPQSRSIHGELQDALNETERLTLLSADQLLEVDVAAHRAQVNTLLLRTSELVRADALANLKGGKRPKKAYGRGADLIGAKLKGADLRGANLRGAYLIAADLRGADLRAADLIGADFRDADISGADLTGSIFLTQFQINAAKGDDHTKLPPSLARPPHWAS, from the coding sequence ATGTCTCAGAATCGTACCGATCATGCCACCATCCCCGAAAGGATGCGCCTGCATCTGCAAGACGACTGCGAAAAATGCTTCGGCTTGTGCTGTGCAGCCCTTCCCTTTGCCGCTTCGGAAGATTTCGCCGTCGACAAAGACGCCGGCACGCCCTGTTCACATATGCAATCCGACTTTCGCTGCGGGGTCCACGGAAAGCTCCGGCAAATCGGCTTTCGCGGCTGCACCGTTTACGAATGCTTCGGGGCAGGACAGAAAGTGGCCCAAGTCACCTACGAAGGACGCGACTGGCGCCAATATCCGGAAACCGCGAAGCAAATGTTCGAAGTTTTCCCTATCATGCGCCAGCTACATGAGCTACTCTGGTATTTGACCGAAGCGATCGCTCTGCCGCAGTCGCGCTCCATCCATGGCGAACTGCAGGACGCGCTGAACGAGACGGAGCGTCTCACTCTCCTCTCCGCCGACCAGCTTCTCGAAGTCGACGTCGCCGCACACCGTGCCCAAGTAAATACCTTGCTGCTGCGGACAAGCGAGCTTGTTCGTGCTGATGCGCTCGCCAACCTGAAGGGCGGCAAACGGCCGAAAAAAGCGTACGGCCGGGGAGCGGACCTCATCGGCGCCAAGCTCAAGGGAGCGGATTTGCGAGGCGCAAACCTGCGAGGTGCCTACCTCATCGCAGCCGATCTTCGCGGGGCAGACCTGCGCGCCGCCGACCTGATCGGAGCGGACTTCCGCGATGCCGACATCAGTGGTGCCGATCTTACCGGCAGCATTTTCCTCACCCAGTTTCAGATCAACGCGGCCAAGGGTGACGACCATACGAAGCTGCCGCCATCGCTTGCACGCCCGCCCCACTGGGCCAGTTAA